The following proteins are co-located in the Nocardia bhagyanarayanae genome:
- a CDS encoding epoxide hydrolase family protein, whose protein sequence is MATIKPFRIDIPQAQLDDLADRLRRALWPNELAGVGDAYGVPNARVRTLAQYWLDTFDWRALEAKLNSYPQFTADIDGEDIHFLHIESSRPDATPVILTHGWPGSILEYLDVIELLTEPESTDAPAFHVVIPSLPGFGFSGPTRSTGWNRYRTAKAWVELMSLLGYERFGAIGNDGGSFVSPEIGRLAPEQVIGVHVTQLYSFPSGDPAEFDGLSEQDMAALQHLQWFHENKMAFNALHSQQPQTLAFALADSPVGLLGWNAQLFGESLDAEFVVGNVAIYWLTGTAGSSLRFYYEDAHTAEHPQEPTTAPTALAMFKGDFQSIRRFAERDHKNIVSWNFYDTATDSDGANDAAGHYAAHEAPEVLVGDIRRFFGGLA, encoded by the coding sequence GTGGCCACCATCAAGCCCTTCCGTATCGACATCCCCCAGGCCCAGCTCGACGATCTGGCCGATCGACTGCGCCGGGCACTGTGGCCGAACGAGCTGGCCGGCGTCGGCGACGCCTACGGCGTGCCCAACGCTCGAGTGCGCACCCTCGCGCAGTACTGGCTCGACACGTTCGACTGGCGGGCGCTGGAGGCGAAGCTCAACTCGTACCCTCAGTTCACCGCCGATATCGACGGCGAGGACATCCACTTCCTGCACATCGAGTCGTCGCGGCCGGACGCGACCCCGGTGATCCTCACCCACGGTTGGCCCGGCTCGATCCTCGAATACCTGGATGTCATCGAGCTGCTCACCGAGCCGGAGTCGACCGATGCGCCCGCCTTCCACGTGGTGATCCCTTCATTGCCGGGCTTCGGATTCTCCGGCCCCACCCGCAGCACCGGCTGGAACCGCTACCGCACGGCGAAAGCCTGGGTCGAGCTGATGAGCCTGCTCGGCTACGAGCGCTTCGGGGCCATCGGCAACGACGGTGGCTCGTTCGTCTCGCCCGAAATCGGGCGGCTCGCGCCGGAGCAGGTCATCGGCGTGCACGTCACGCAGCTGTATTCGTTCCCGTCCGGCGATCCCGCGGAGTTCGACGGACTGTCCGAGCAGGACATGGCCGCGCTACAGCACCTGCAGTGGTTCCACGAGAACAAGATGGCCTTCAACGCGTTGCACAGCCAGCAGCCGCAGACGCTGGCGTTCGCGCTCGCCGACTCCCCGGTCGGCCTGCTCGGCTGGAACGCGCAGCTGTTCGGCGAATCACTGGACGCGGAATTCGTCGTCGGCAACGTGGCGATCTACTGGCTGACCGGCACAGCGGGCTCGTCGCTGCGGTTCTACTACGAGGACGCCCACACAGCCGAGCACCCCCAGGAGCCGACCACGGCGCCTACCGCACTGGCCATGTTCAAGGGCGACTTCCAGTCGATCCGCCGGTTCGCCGAGCGCGACCACAAGAACATCGTCAGCTGGAACTTTTACGACACCGCGACCGACTCGGACGGGGCCAACGACGCGGCGGGTCACTACGCCGCCCATGAGGCACCCGAGGTGCTGGTCGGCGATATTCGTCGATTCTTCGGCGGACTCGCCTGA
- the thiC gene encoding phosphomethylpyrimidine synthase ThiC has translation MATANGAAVDTVTTGPIEGSVKHYKEVDDLRIPVRRINLTNGDTFDVYDTSGPYTDDNATIDLEAGLPKLRDTWVKPQVDGPPTQLAWARQGIITPEMRFIAAREGVEPELVRDEVAAGRAVIPANHKHPELEPTIIGKKFLVKINANIGNSAVSSSIAEEVEKMVWATRWGADTIMDLSTGKNIHETREWIMRNSPVPVGTVPIYQALEKVNGDPTQLTWEIYRDTVIEQCEQGVDYMTVHAGVLLRYIPLTAKRVTGIVSRGGSIMAAWCLAHHQESFLYTHFEELCEILAKYDVTFSLGDGLRPGSIADANDEAQFAELRTLGELTKIAKSHGVQVMIEGPGHVPMHKIVENVRLEEELCEEAPFYTLGPLATDIAPAYDHITSAIGAAIIAQAGTAMLCYVTPKEHLGLPNRDDVKVGVITYKIAAHAADLAKGHPHAQQRDDELSKARFEFRWRDQFALSLDPDTAREYHDETLPAEPAKTAHFCSMCGPKFCSMRISADVREYAEKNNLTDVEAIEAGMAEKSAEFAGAGKKVYLPVVS, from the coding sequence ATGGCCACCGCCAACGGCGCCGCCGTCGACACCGTGACCACCGGCCCCATCGAGGGCAGCGTCAAGCACTACAAGGAAGTCGACGACCTGCGCATTCCGGTTCGTCGTATCAATCTCACCAACGGCGACACCTTCGACGTCTACGACACCTCGGGCCCGTACACCGACGACAACGCCACCATCGACCTCGAGGCCGGGCTGCCCAAGCTGCGCGACACCTGGGTCAAGCCGCAGGTGGACGGCCCGCCGACCCAGCTGGCCTGGGCGCGACAGGGCATCATCACGCCGGAGATGCGGTTCATCGCGGCGCGCGAGGGCGTCGAGCCCGAGCTGGTGCGCGACGAGGTCGCGGCCGGGCGCGCGGTGATCCCGGCCAACCACAAGCACCCGGAGCTGGAGCCGACGATCATCGGCAAGAAGTTCCTGGTGAAGATCAACGCCAATATCGGCAACTCGGCGGTGTCCTCCTCGATCGCGGAGGAGGTGGAGAAGATGGTGTGGGCGACCCGCTGGGGCGCGGACACCATCATGGACCTGTCCACCGGCAAGAACATCCACGAGACCCGCGAGTGGATCATGCGCAACTCCCCCGTCCCGGTCGGTACCGTGCCGATCTACCAGGCGCTGGAGAAGGTGAACGGCGATCCGACCCAGCTGACCTGGGAGATCTACCGCGACACCGTCATCGAACAGTGCGAGCAGGGCGTGGACTACATGACCGTGCACGCGGGCGTGCTGCTGCGCTACATCCCGCTGACGGCCAAGCGGGTCACCGGCATCGTCTCGCGCGGCGGCTCCATCATGGCCGCGTGGTGTCTGGCGCACCACCAGGAATCCTTCCTGTACACCCACTTCGAGGAACTCTGCGAGATCCTGGCGAAGTACGACGTCACCTTCTCCCTCGGCGACGGACTGCGCCCCGGTTCCATCGCGGACGCCAACGACGAGGCCCAGTTCGCCGAGCTGCGCACCCTCGGCGAACTGACGAAGATCGCGAAATCCCATGGCGTGCAGGTGATGATCGAGGGCCCCGGCCACGTGCCGATGCACAAGATCGTGGAGAACGTGCGGCTCGAGGAAGAACTGTGCGAAGAGGCGCCGTTCTACACCCTCGGCCCGCTGGCCACCGATATCGCACCCGCCTACGACCACATCACCTCGGCCATCGGCGCCGCGATCATCGCCCAAGCGGGCACCGCCATGCTCTGCTACGTCACGCCGAAGGAGCACCTCGGCCTGCCCAACCGCGACGACGTCAAGGTCGGCGTGATCACCTACAAGATCGCCGCCCACGCCGCCGACCTGGCCAAGGGCCACCCGCACGCCCAGCAGCGCGACGACGAATTGTCCAAGGCGCGTTTCGAATTCCGCTGGCGCGACCAGTTCGCGCTCTCGCTGGATCCGGACACGGCCCGCGAGTACCACGACGAAACGCTGCCCGCCGAACCGGCGAAGACCGCGCACTTCTGTTCGATGTGCGGTCCGAAGTTCTGCTCGATGCGGATCTCCGCCGATGTGCGGGAGTACGCGGAGAAGAACAACTTGACGGATGTGGAGGCCATCGAGGCCGGGATGGCGGAGAAGTCCGCGGAGTTCGCCGGGGCGGGGAAGAAGGTTTACCTGCCGGTGGTTTCGTAA
- a CDS encoding KasA/KasB family beta-ketoacyl-ACP synthase has product MTVTLASETTDSVVVTAYAATTSLADDMETTWSSLLRGETGIGVLEDDFVAEYDLPVRIGGKLKAHPAAQLTRVEQRRHSYVEQLALVLGRRVWQAAGAPEVEGERLAVAIGTGLGGGDALIDAVDAMRAGGYRKVSPMSVPMVMPNGPAATVGLEIGAKAGVFAPVSACSSGSEAIAHAWRLIRSGEADVVVTGGVEGHIHAVPIASFAMMRAMSTRNDEPERASRPFDRDRDGFVFGEAGALMVLESERHAKARGAEIHARVLGAGITSDAFHIVASDPEGIGAARAMRKAIETAGLEVSDIAHVNAHATSTPIGDASEANAIAAVTPHASVYAPKSALGHSIGAVGALESILTVLTLRDQIVPPTLNLDNQSPDIDLDIVAGTPRRHRIDYAVNNSFGFGGHNVALTFGRA; this is encoded by the coding sequence GTGACTGTAACACTCGCTTCAGAAACTACGGACTCCGTCGTCGTCACCGCCTACGCGGCCACCACTTCGCTCGCCGACGACATGGAAACGACCTGGTCGAGCCTGTTGCGAGGAGAGACGGGTATCGGCGTACTCGAGGACGACTTCGTCGCCGAATACGACCTCCCGGTCCGCATCGGCGGCAAGTTGAAGGCGCATCCCGCCGCGCAGCTGACCCGGGTCGAACAGCGCAGGCACTCGTACGTCGAGCAGCTGGCGCTGGTCCTCGGCAGGCGGGTCTGGCAGGCGGCAGGCGCGCCGGAAGTCGAGGGTGAGCGGCTCGCGGTGGCCATCGGCACCGGACTCGGCGGCGGCGACGCACTGATCGACGCCGTCGATGCCATGCGCGCGGGCGGGTACCGGAAGGTGTCGCCGATGTCGGTGCCGATGGTGATGCCGAACGGGCCCGCCGCGACCGTCGGACTCGAAATCGGTGCAAAGGCAGGAGTTTTCGCGCCCGTCTCGGCGTGCTCCTCGGGTTCCGAGGCGATCGCGCACGCCTGGCGGCTGATCCGCTCCGGCGAGGCCGACGTCGTGGTGACGGGTGGCGTCGAGGGCCACATCCACGCCGTGCCGATCGCCAGCTTCGCCATGATGCGCGCGATGAGCACCCGCAACGACGAACCCGAACGCGCCTCGCGCCCCTTCGACCGGGACCGCGACGGCTTCGTCTTCGGCGAGGCGGGCGCGCTCATGGTGCTCGAATCCGAGCGGCACGCCAAGGCGCGCGGCGCCGAGATCCACGCCCGCGTGCTCGGCGCGGGCATCACCTCCGACGCCTTCCACATCGTCGCCTCCGACCCCGAGGGCATCGGCGCGGCCCGCGCCATGCGCAAGGCCATCGAGACCGCTGGCCTGGAAGTTTCGGACATCGCCCACGTCAACGCGCACGCCACCTCGACCCCGATCGGCGACGCCTCCGAGGCGAACGCCATCGCGGCCGTCACGCCGCACGCCTCCGTCTACGCCCCGAAATCCGCCCTCGGCCACTCCATCGGCGCGGTCGGCGCCCTCGAATCCATCCTCACGGTGCTCACCCTCCGCGACCAGATCGTCCCGCCCACCCTCAACCTCGACAACCAGTCCCCCGACATCGACCTCGACATCGTCGCGGGCACACCCCGCCGCCACCGAATCGACTACGCCGTCAACAACTCCTTCGGCTTCGGCGGCCACAACGTCGCCCTCACCTTCGGCCGTGCGTGA
- a CDS encoding NAD(P)-dependent oxidoreductase, translating into MKIAVFGATGSVGRLVVEQALEQGHEVTAFTRNAAGVTQRHERLRVVEGDVFDTHQAEKAVAGQDAVVIALGDGRKGKVRFGGTKAVVEAMHRTGVKRLICQSTLGVGDSRDNLNFLWKHVLFGMLLRRAYNDHVQQEAYVRSSNLDWTIVRPSAFTDGPRTGSYRRAFPGSERGLTLKISRADIAEFLLEQLTDSTYLREAPGISH; encoded by the coding sequence ATGAAAATCGCAGTCTTCGGCGCCACCGGCAGCGTCGGCCGACTGGTCGTCGAGCAGGCGCTCGAGCAGGGCCACGAGGTCACCGCCTTCACCCGCAACGCCGCGGGCGTCACCCAGCGGCACGAGCGGCTGCGGGTGGTGGAAGGCGACGTCTTCGACACGCACCAGGCCGAGAAGGCGGTCGCCGGCCAGGACGCGGTGGTGATCGCGCTGGGCGACGGGCGCAAGGGGAAGGTCCGCTTCGGCGGAACCAAGGCGGTCGTGGAGGCGATGCACCGCACCGGCGTGAAGCGGCTGATCTGCCAGAGCACACTCGGCGTCGGCGACAGCCGCGACAACCTCAACTTCTTGTGGAAGCACGTGCTGTTCGGCATGCTGCTGCGCCGCGCCTACAACGACCACGTCCAGCAGGAGGCGTACGTGCGATCCAGCAACCTGGACTGGACCATCGTGCGGCCGAGCGCATTCACCGACGGCCCGCGGACCGGCAGCTACCGGCGGGCGTTCCCCGGGTCCGAGCGGGGGCTCACGTTGAAGATCTCGCGGGCGGATATCGCCGAGTTCCTGCTGGAGCAGTTGACCGACTCGACGTATCTGCGTGAGGCGCCGGGGATCTCGCACTGA
- a CDS encoding TetR/AcrR family transcriptional regulator: MARPLDHAKRAELLDGVVDYIAAHGLAELSLRPLAAELGTSSRMLIYYFDTKEELLVQALATQRPDIRALFADIADADALRARLWDFWCANTTGAGATSVKVMLQVLGAACASDGPYAGYAVDAIGTFVAAIAEGLRRFGVEDAEVVATVLVSGLRGVLQDRMITGDVARTDRAARLLIDGTVR; encoded by the coding sequence ATGGCTCGCCCACTCGACCACGCCAAACGCGCCGAACTCCTCGACGGCGTCGTCGACTACATCGCCGCGCACGGCCTCGCCGAACTCTCCCTGCGTCCCCTCGCCGCCGAACTCGGCACCAGCTCGCGCATGCTCATCTACTACTTCGACACCAAGGAAGAGCTGCTGGTCCAAGCCCTCGCCACCCAGCGCCCGGACATCAGGGCGCTCTTCGCCGACATCGCCGACGCCGATGCCCTCCGTGCCCGGCTGTGGGATTTCTGGTGCGCCAACACCACCGGCGCGGGAGCGACCAGTGTGAAGGTGATGCTGCAAGTGCTCGGTGCGGCTTGTGCGTCCGATGGGCCGTATGCGGGGTATGCCGTCGACGCCATCGGTACTTTTGTCGCGGCGATCGCGGAGGGGTTGCGCCGGTTCGGGGTGGAGGATGCGGAAGTTGTTGCGACCGTGCTTGTTTCGGGGTTGCGGGGGGTGCTTCAGGATCGGATGATTACCGGGGATGTCGCGCGGACCGATAGGGCGGCTCGACTGCTTATCGACGGGACTGTTCGTTAA
- the thiD gene encoding bifunctional hydroxymethylpyrimidine kinase/phosphomethylpyrimidine kinase, which produces MKLLPLPADGQTPVRVLTIAGTDSGGGAGIQADSRTMAMCGVHACVAVAAVTVQNSVGVSGFHEIPPQIVADQVRSVVGDIGVGAAKTGMLASTAIIEAVADVCREVGIGRDGEIPLVVDPVAASMHGDPLLHAEALDAVRHTLIPLATIVTPNLDEVRLITGITVTDQTEARRAAEALHALGPRWAIVKGGHMRSSQLSTDLLFDGENFYEFPAPRITTGNDHGGGDTLAAAIACALAHGYPVPEAVEFAKEWTRRCLAASYDLGAGHGPVSPLWRLHSS; this is translated from the coding sequence GTGAAACTGCTGCCCCTCCCCGCCGACGGACAGACTCCGGTCCGCGTCCTCACCATCGCAGGCACCGATTCCGGCGGCGGCGCCGGAATTCAGGCCGACTCGCGCACCATGGCGATGTGCGGAGTGCACGCGTGCGTCGCGGTCGCGGCGGTGACGGTGCAGAACTCGGTGGGCGTGAGCGGCTTCCACGAGATCCCGCCGCAGATCGTCGCCGACCAGGTGCGTTCGGTGGTCGGCGACATCGGCGTCGGCGCGGCCAAGACCGGCATGCTCGCCTCGACGGCCATCATCGAGGCGGTCGCCGACGTCTGCCGGGAAGTCGGCATCGGGCGTGACGGCGAGATCCCGCTGGTCGTCGACCCCGTGGCGGCTTCCATGCACGGCGACCCATTGCTGCACGCCGAGGCGCTGGACGCGGTGCGCCACACCCTGATTCCGCTGGCGACGATCGTGACACCCAACCTCGACGAGGTCCGGCTGATCACCGGAATCACGGTCACCGACCAGACCGAGGCCCGACGCGCCGCCGAGGCACTGCACGCGCTCGGCCCGCGCTGGGCGATCGTGAAGGGCGGACATATGCGCTCGTCCCAACTGAGCACGGACCTCCTCTTCGACGGCGAGAACTTTTACGAGTTCCCCGCCCCGCGCATCACCACCGGCAACGACCACGGCGGCGGCGACACCCTCGCCGCGGCCATCGCGTGCGCCCTCGCGCACGGCTACCCGGTGCCCGAGGCGGTCGAGTTCGCCAAGGAATGGACCCGCCGCTGCCTGGCCGCCTCCTACGATCTCGGCGCCGGCCACGGCCCGGTTTCCCCACTGTGGCGGCTGCACTCCTCCTGA
- a CDS encoding thioesterase family protein — protein sequence MSDAFYLPDPDDPKRFISTELTRGPWSPDAQHAGPPSALLGHVIERCEPREGFQVGRVAVEILGPVPLQPLFAEARVTRPGRSVELLEATLSTERGPVMKANAWRFKLAEPELSLPEEFHPVGARPGPDHAPAPTPFPTSQEVGFHTAIEYRFVTGAFGEAGPAICWIRLKYPIVAGTTPSPLERTLAAADSGNGVSAVLDWNRYLFINTDLTVTLHRQPVGEWVCLDAVTYPQPHGIGLAESALFDEKGPLGRSTQTLYLGVR from the coding sequence GTGAGTGATGCCTTCTACCTCCCGGATCCGGACGACCCGAAGCGGTTCATCTCCACCGAACTCACCCGCGGGCCGTGGTCGCCGGATGCGCAGCACGCGGGGCCACCTTCCGCGTTGCTCGGGCACGTCATCGAGCGGTGTGAGCCGCGGGAGGGGTTTCAGGTCGGGCGGGTCGCGGTGGAGATTCTCGGGCCCGTGCCGTTGCAGCCGCTGTTCGCCGAGGCGCGGGTGACTCGGCCGGGGCGCAGCGTCGAGTTGCTGGAGGCGACGCTGTCGACCGAGCGCGGTCCGGTCATGAAGGCCAATGCCTGGCGGTTCAAGCTTGCCGAGCCCGAACTCTCGCTGCCCGAAGAGTTCCATCCGGTGGGCGCGCGTCCCGGTCCCGACCACGCGCCCGCGCCGACGCCGTTTCCGACGTCACAGGAGGTCGGCTTCCACACCGCGATCGAATACCGTTTCGTCACCGGCGCTTTCGGCGAAGCGGGGCCGGCGATCTGCTGGATTCGACTGAAGTATCCGATCGTCGCCGGCACCACCCCGAGCCCGCTGGAGCGCACCCTGGCCGCCGCCGACTCGGGCAACGGCGTGAGCGCGGTACTCGACTGGAACCGCTACCTCTTCATCAACACCGACCTCACCGTCACCCTGCACCGCCAGCCGGTCGGCGAATGGGTCTGCCTCGACGCGGTCACCTACCCCCAACCGCACGGCATCGGCCTCGCCGAATCGGCCCTCTTCGACGAGAAAGGCCCCCTCGGCCGCAGCACCCAAACCCTCTACCTCGGCGTCCGCTGA
- a CDS encoding GTP-binding protein: MTTSSRTDPLPVTVLSGFLGAGKTTLLNHILANREGRRVAVIVNDMSEVNIDAALVAGQGHLDRTEEKLIELTNGCICCTLREDLIEAVGRLAREGRFDQLVIESTGISEPMPVAATFDWEFEDGFKLGDIARLDTMVTVVDASTFLGEVVRGQALADRNLEAGEGDERTIADLLVDQVEFADVLLINKTDLVSANAAGTVEATVRRLNPRARVLRASHGVVELGEVLGTGRYNPLVAAEAEGWAEELAGGHVPETEEYGIRSITYTASRPFHPGRLAGVLEELRGVLRSKGFCWIASRAGLAAVWSQAGPNLSFEPAALWSSLEVPAGQEIVFIGVKLDGERVRALLDGALLTDAEYAAGPAVWGEFDDPFPVWGELHEHV, from the coding sequence GTGACCACATCATCGCGCACAGATCCGCTTCCCGTTACCGTGCTGTCCGGCTTCCTCGGAGCGGGCAAGACCACGCTGCTCAACCACATCCTGGCCAACCGCGAGGGCCGCCGGGTCGCGGTCATCGTCAACGACATGAGCGAGGTGAACATCGACGCCGCGCTGGTCGCGGGCCAGGGACACCTGGACCGCACCGAGGAGAAACTGATCGAGCTCACCAACGGCTGCATCTGCTGCACGCTGCGCGAGGACCTCATCGAGGCCGTCGGCAGGCTCGCCCGCGAGGGGCGCTTCGACCAGCTGGTCATCGAATCGACCGGCATCTCCGAACCCATGCCGGTCGCGGCGACCTTCGACTGGGAGTTCGAGGACGGCTTCAAGCTCGGCGACATCGCGCGCCTGGACACCATGGTGACCGTGGTGGACGCCTCGACCTTCCTCGGCGAGGTGGTGCGCGGCCAGGCGCTGGCGGACCGGAATCTGGAGGCGGGGGAGGGCGACGAGCGCACCATCGCCGATCTGCTTGTCGACCAGGTGGAATTCGCCGACGTGCTGCTGATCAACAAGACCGATCTGGTGAGCGCGAATGCCGCCGGGACGGTGGAAGCCACGGTGCGGCGGCTCAATCCGCGGGCGCGGGTGCTGCGCGCCTCGCACGGGGTGGTGGAACTCGGTGAGGTGCTCGGTACCGGTCGCTACAACCCTTTGGTTGCCGCGGAGGCAGAAGGGTGGGCCGAAGAGCTTGCGGGAGGGCATGTTCCGGAGACCGAGGAGTACGGCATTCGGAGTATTACCTATACCGCTTCGCGGCCGTTTCACCCGGGACGGTTGGCGGGGGTGTTGGAAGAGTTGCGAGGAGTATTGCGCAGCAAGGGCTTTTGTTGGATCGCCAGTCGTGCGGGTTTGGCGGCTGTCTGGTCGCAGGCCGGGCCGAATTTGAGCTTCGAGCCTGCCGCGTTGTGGTCGTCGTTGGAAGTCCCTGCGGGGCAGGAGATCGTCTTCATCGGGGTGAAGTTGGATGGGGAGCGGGTTCGGGCGTTGCTGGATGGTGCGTTGTTGACCGATGCGGAATATGCGGCTGGGCCTGCGGTTTGGGGGGAGTTCGATGATCCGTTTCCGGTTTGGGGGGAGTTGCATGAGCACGTGTGA
- a CDS encoding TetR/AcrR family transcriptional regulator, whose translation MPKTSEVPARKGLPGRKAQAARNDGLILEAARAVFLADANAPIAAVAERAGVGISALYRRYPSKEVLLRTLCHEGLRRYNAEADAALEDSDGWRGLVGFLERVVDADVHSLTVHLAGTFTPDEAMLPDVVHAGEVNEELIRRAHASGRLRADVNPLDLGLILEACAAITMPDQERTAQLRRRTLALLIAGLAADGELPGPPPQPGEFAWRWEPRV comes from the coding sequence ATGCCGAAGACATCCGAAGTCCCAGCTCGCAAGGGTCTGCCGGGCCGCAAGGCGCAGGCCGCCCGCAACGACGGGCTGATCCTGGAAGCGGCGCGGGCCGTGTTTCTTGCCGATGCCAATGCGCCGATCGCCGCCGTCGCCGAACGCGCGGGCGTCGGCATCAGCGCGCTCTATCGCCGCTACCCGAGCAAGGAGGTGCTGCTGCGTACCCTCTGTCACGAGGGATTGCGCCGCTACAACGCGGAAGCGGATGCGGCACTGGAGGATTCGGATGGTTGGCGCGGACTGGTCGGCTTCCTGGAGCGAGTGGTCGACGCCGACGTGCACTCACTCACCGTGCACCTAGCGGGCACCTTCACCCCAGACGAGGCGATGCTGCCCGACGTGGTGCATGCGGGCGAGGTGAACGAAGAACTGATCCGCCGCGCCCACGCTTCCGGACGGCTGCGGGCAGACGTGAATCCGCTGGACCTCGGCCTCATCCTGGAGGCGTGCGCCGCCATCACCATGCCGGACCAGGAACGCACCGCTCAGCTCCGCCGCCGCACACTCGCCCTGCTCATCGCGGGACTCGCCGCGGACGGTGAGCTCCCCGGGCCACCACCGCAGCCGGGTGAGTTCGCTTGGCGTTGGGAGCCGCGGGTTTGA
- a CDS encoding VOC family protein, giving the protein MNWTLEVVVVPVSDIDRAKDFYARQLGFHVDHDTVIGDDIRIVQLTPPGSGCSIVIGKGAVPSMAPGSLQGLQLVVPDLHKARAELVERGVEVGDIQVLGENPTKMPHPLDNVGFLFFSDPDGNGWAIQQISTRP; this is encoded by the coding sequence ATGAATTGGACGCTCGAAGTCGTCGTGGTTCCGGTGTCGGACATCGACCGGGCCAAGGACTTCTACGCGCGACAGCTCGGCTTCCATGTCGACCACGACACCGTGATCGGCGACGATATCCGCATCGTGCAGCTGACCCCGCCCGGTTCCGGCTGCTCGATCGTGATCGGCAAGGGTGCGGTGCCGTCGATGGCGCCCGGTTCACTGCAAGGCTTGCAGCTGGTGGTCCCCGATCTGCACAAGGCGCGCGCCGAATTGGTCGAGCGCGGTGTGGAAGTCGGCGACATCCAGGTCCTCGGCGAGAACCCGACGAAGATGCCCCACCCCCTCGACAACGTCGGCTTCCTCTTCTTCTCCGACCCCGACGGCAACGGCTGGGCGATCCAGCAGATCTCCACCCGGCCGTAG
- a CDS encoding VOC family protein — protein MQKIVTNLWYDTQAEEAAEFYCSLFPDSKITDIQYYNEAGPREAGLVMVVDFELNGQKFTAINGGGEYHYTHAMSLLVNCESQEEVDRLWLALLADGGQEIECGWLNDKYGIPWQIWPVQANELLKGDPAAVTRATKAMLGMKKIDVQAMRDAYEAV, from the coding sequence ATGCAGAAGATCGTCACGAACCTCTGGTACGACACCCAGGCCGAGGAGGCCGCGGAGTTCTACTGTTCGCTCTTCCCGGACTCCAAGATCACCGACATCCAGTACTACAACGAGGCGGGGCCGCGCGAGGCCGGGCTCGTCATGGTCGTCGACTTCGAACTGAACGGTCAGAAGTTCACCGCGATCAACGGCGGCGGCGAGTACCACTACACGCACGCCATGTCGCTGCTGGTCAACTGCGAGAGCCAGGAGGAGGTCGACCGCCTGTGGCTGGCGCTGCTGGCAGATGGCGGTCAAGAGATCGAGTGCGGTTGGCTCAACGACAAGTACGGCATCCCGTGGCAGATCTGGCCGGTGCAGGCCAACGAGCTGCTCAAAGGGGACCCTGCCGCCGTCACCCGCGCGACCAAGGCCATGCTCGGCATGAAGAAGATCGACGTGCAGGCCATGCGGGACGCGTACGAGGCGGTTTGA